A portion of the Gimesia chilikensis genome contains these proteins:
- a CDS encoding DUF6314 family protein — protein MSANLDLTSLWGSLTAVTTLTFTAQSFGSGSGWNGTGVGTVEVESIDDQTLLFHEAGNWSPPEGKSLRFTNVYRWRAYSEQKQLRLEHLRFGNANPVYLFDLQQTAGDRWDSIEPHVCSEDLYTATLRLENETLHLDWTVKGKTKNERISYVYEQ, from the coding sequence ATGTCTGCGAATCTTGACCTGACCTCGCTCTGGGGTAGTCTGACCGCTGTCACCACGCTGACGTTCACGGCTCAATCCTTTGGTTCCGGTAGTGGCTGGAATGGTACGGGGGTTGGCACGGTGGAAGTTGAATCCATCGATGACCAGACGCTGCTCTTTCACGAAGCCGGAAACTGGTCACCGCCGGAAGGAAAGTCTCTGCGTTTTACAAATGTGTATCGCTGGCGTGCCTATTCGGAACAGAAACAGTTGCGGCTGGAGCACTTGCGTTTTGGAAATGCGAATCCGGTGTATCTGTTTGATCTGCAACAGACCGCAGGTGATCGCTGGGATTCCATCGAGCCGCATGTCTGCAGCGAAGACCTCTACACGGCCACACTGCGCCTCGAGAACGAAACACTGCACCTGGACTGGACCGTCAAAGGAAAGACCAAGAACGAACGGATTTCCTATGTCTATGAACAGTGA
- a CDS encoding DUF421 domain-containing protein, with protein MFEKWVTSQWTEIPMVLLSCFITYTVIIAYTRFTGLRSFSKMSAGDFAMTLAVGSIFASTISSANPTLVISLTALATLFVGQWLLALSRKKYHWFSRLIDNQPLLLMHGGTMVEENLRKANVTRTDVYGKLRAANALNYEHVLAVVFETTGDISVLHSEDPEVKLEAEFFENVVGAELLYHSDNVYVNTRERGAAAS; from the coding sequence ATGTTCGAAAAATGGGTTACTTCACAATGGACTGAAATTCCCATGGTCCTGCTGTCGTGTTTCATTACTTATACTGTGATCATCGCCTATACCCGTTTTACCGGCTTGAGAAGCTTCTCAAAAATGTCGGCGGGCGATTTTGCAATGACTCTGGCCGTCGGTTCCATCTTTGCGTCCACGATCTCATCAGCGAACCCGACATTGGTAATCAGCCTGACGGCACTGGCAACGCTGTTTGTCGGGCAATGGCTGCTGGCACTCTCGAGAAAGAAATATCACTGGTTCAGCCGACTCATCGATAATCAACCGTTACTCTTAATGCATGGCGGGACCATGGTGGAAGAAAATCTTCGCAAAGCAAACGTCACACGGACGGACGTGTATGGGAAACTCCGCGCAGCCAACGCCCTGAACTATGAACATGTTCTGGCTGTCGTCTTCGAAACAACGGGAGACATTTCCGTCCTGCACTCCGAAGATCCCGAAGTCAAACTGGAAGCGGAGTTTTTTGAAAACGTTGTCGGGGCAGAATTGCTGTACCATAGTGACAACGTCTATGTGAATACCCGGGAACGCGGAGCCGCTGCATCGTAA
- a CDS encoding GIY-YIG nuclease family protein, whose amino-acid sequence MPLMFNSILTEGGLPVEKVRLLRHRDQRAAKGLKPYELWRDDRQRFEQYQSHQDFGNHTKLNHPFWASFVGTPNNETLFVGIYSVRHKGVLEKDIASPHTHNIIKAGSCDAYEISLLPEFEDLDGKLYIDWGAGTRAWIQRASQQNKPITEIRTEFKEPEFPGYLQFVSSLSKLDTLPPGWIIALKSSRGVYLLTCPKTKEQYVGSAYGENGFWGRWQQYVTTGHGGNIALKSRDPSDYQVCILETAGTASTPEEIIHMEQLWKNKLQSREMGLNRN is encoded by the coding sequence ATGCCGTTAATGTTCAATTCGATTCTAACTGAGGGTGGACTCCCAGTAGAAAAAGTGCGGTTGCTAAGACATCGAGACCAACGAGCAGCTAAGGGTCTTAAGCCATACGAATTATGGCGAGATGACAGACAAAGGTTTGAACAGTATCAGTCTCATCAAGATTTTGGTAATCACACAAAGCTTAATCATCCCTTTTGGGCTTCGTTTGTAGGAACTCCAAATAACGAAACCCTTTTCGTGGGTATTTATTCTGTTCGCCATAAAGGAGTTCTCGAAAAGGATATAGCGTCGCCTCATACTCACAACATAATAAAAGCTGGTAGTTGTGATGCTTACGAGATTAGTTTACTACCAGAATTCGAAGACCTAGATGGTAAACTTTACATTGACTGGGGAGCCGGCACTCGTGCTTGGATTCAACGTGCTTCTCAGCAAAACAAGCCTATTACTGAAATACGTACCGAATTTAAGGAACCTGAATTTCCAGGTTACTTACAATTTGTCTCTTCACTATCCAAACTTGACACTCTGCCTCCGGGTTGGATCATCGCTTTAAAATCGTCACGTGGTGTGTATCTGCTTACTTGCCCCAAAACGAAAGAGCAATATGTTGGTTCAGCTTACGGTGAAAATGGATTTTGGGGGCGTTGGCAGCAATATGTTACTACCGGCCATGGTGGCAACATAGCTCTCAAGAGCCGTGACCCAAGTGACTACCAAGTTTGCATTCTGGAAACTGCTGGTACAGCTTCCACACCTGAAGAAATAATTCACATGGAACAATTGTGGAAAAATAAATTGCAAAGCCGCGAAATGGGTTTGAATCGGAATTGA
- a CDS encoding AI-2E family transporter, translated as MTEPEASSSTAVMLSRTITTLVVVVVLAAALVITWEIILTLFLAVLFAVFLTFASNGLSRVLPIPYQGSLTLLVSTLILLSAGTMTLFFVQIENQVQEASRQIERGTEKIQEWAEEYTTVKSVIQSTPYLSQSLFPASDSEKKKPDSSQAQDSKSSEQTAESPDKKSDQSQQPDLNSLAQPAKQAASFVGQMFRTTFGLVVNSVLILFVGLFLATTPATYRDGVVILFAPERRERIRQLMNQLGDTLWHWLIGRFGSMLVTGLGAWLVLLLIGVPMAGTLGFLTGLLTFIPNIGAAISFILAILVALPQGTTTAALVIPAYIGLQLLESYVITPLIQKQQVSLPPALLISFQAIMGVLFGFLGAIIASPFLAAVKVIVQELYIQDYLEGNADNHSADSIN; from the coding sequence ATGACAGAGCCCGAAGCTTCTTCATCGACCGCAGTAATGTTGAGCAGGACGATCACCACACTGGTGGTGGTCGTCGTCTTAGCCGCTGCGCTGGTCATCACCTGGGAAATCATCTTAACGCTATTCCTGGCGGTCCTCTTCGCTGTCTTTCTGACCTTTGCCAGTAATGGTCTGAGCCGAGTCTTGCCGATCCCTTACCAGGGCAGTCTGACATTACTCGTATCGACCCTGATTCTGCTTTCTGCGGGGACCATGACTCTGTTCTTCGTACAGATCGAGAATCAGGTGCAGGAAGCCAGTCGACAGATTGAACGCGGTACTGAGAAAATTCAGGAATGGGCTGAAGAGTATACGACGGTCAAATCCGTGATTCAATCGACCCCGTACTTATCTCAGTCACTCTTTCCAGCATCCGACTCTGAAAAAAAGAAACCCGATTCCAGCCAGGCTCAAGATTCGAAATCCTCTGAGCAGACAGCGGAGTCCCCGGATAAGAAATCCGATCAATCACAGCAGCCTGATCTGAATTCACTGGCGCAGCCTGCGAAACAGGCCGCTTCCTTTGTCGGTCAGATGTTCCGTACGACATTTGGACTCGTAGTGAATTCGGTGTTGATTCTGTTTGTGGGCCTCTTTCTGGCGACCACACCTGCGACCTATCGAGATGGCGTAGTCATTCTGTTTGCTCCAGAACGCCGCGAGCGGATCCGGCAACTCATGAATCAGCTGGGAGACACGCTCTGGCACTGGCTGATCGGCCGCTTCGGTTCGATGCTGGTGACCGGCCTGGGTGCCTGGCTGGTCCTGCTGCTGATCGGCGTTCCCATGGCGGGTACGCTGGGGTTCCTCACGGGACTGCTGACATTCATCCCCAATATCGGTGCCGCGATCTCCTTTATCCTGGCAATCCTCGTGGCTCTCCCCCAAGGCACCACCACAGCTGCACTCGTGATCCCCGCCTATATCGGCCTGCAGCTACTGGAGAGTTACGTGATTACCCCTTTGATTCAAAAGCAGCAGGTCTCGCTCCCCCCGGCACTGTTGATCTCGTTCCAGGCCATCATGGGTGTCCTGTTCGGTTTTCTGGGAGCCATCATCGCCTCTCCCTTCCTGGCAGCAGTCAAAGTCATCGTCCAGGAGCTCTACATACAAGATTATCTGGAAGGGAACGCCGACAATCATTCAGCTGACTCTATCAATTGA
- a CDS encoding DUF7660 family protein has product MELHEMLERVDGPETFLDFVRALCADREAEVGQTVDLSGRGANGWENHTIEDFLNAALAWGESTNMGETQDMAHESPWKRCADFLWCGKIYE; this is encoded by the coding sequence ATGGAATTACACGAAATGCTGGAGCGAGTAGATGGCCCTGAAACGTTTCTTGATTTTGTACGTGCCCTCTGTGCTGATCGTGAAGCGGAAGTCGGACAGACAGTTGACCTGAGTGGTCGCGGGGCGAACGGCTGGGAAAACCATACCATTGAGGACTTCCTCAATGCTGCATTAGCCTGGGGCGAAAGTACTAATATGGGTGAAACTCAAGATATGGCTCATGAATCTCCCTGGAAACGATGTGCTGATTTTCTCTGGTGCGGAAAAATATATGAGTAA
- a CDS encoding secondary thiamine-phosphate synthase enzyme YjbQ, whose product MKSLTRELWMEIPHRRQIVSIHKNVEQLVTESGVQDGLCLINAMHITASVFINDNESGLHEDYDRWLEQLAPFNPGGDPNSGGYLHNQTGEDNADAHHKRQIMGREVVVAITDGQLHLGPWEHIFYYEFDGRRRKRILVKIIGE is encoded by the coding sequence ATGAAATCACTGACCCGCGAACTCTGGATGGAAATCCCCCACCGTCGGCAGATCGTTTCAATCCATAAAAACGTCGAACAACTGGTCACAGAAAGCGGCGTCCAGGACGGCTTGTGCCTGATCAACGCCATGCACATCACCGCGTCCGTCTTCATCAACGATAACGAATCAGGCCTGCATGAAGACTACGATCGCTGGCTGGAACAGCTGGCCCCCTTCAATCCAGGTGGCGACCCCAATTCCGGCGGCTATCTGCACAACCAGACCGGCGAAGACAACGCCGACGCCCACCACAAACGCCAGATCATGGGCCGCGAAGTCGTCGTCGCCATCACCGACGGCCAGCTCCACCTGGGGCCGTGGGAACATATTTTTTACTACGAGTTCGACGGCCGCCGGCGGAAGCGGATTCTGGTGAAGATTATTGGGGAATAG
- a CDS encoding tetratricopeptide repeat protein, translated as MPDSLKRLPVGFNWLTCAMLALVTNLGCDQQGNAPETDLKQGSVRKPDARAAEPGVIPAPNAATPPLPQWETPEEWVKLMSEARNLPQAQSGKPRSSGQPKQARRPITVGSMLGLDVGESEQETEPDLFPQYYNLVATGSNADFDDTIQKVEAIPDAGQRAVAYCAIARALLAEEAFERAKPWLVQGEKLLPQTRNSAGHEQLLHLYAKAFARSGDGNKAVELAQQIANLDLREETLISIPEQIAKTGDVEQALNFVETIPDRNSQSQALMQVTLVLARSNACNLALSLTEKITNEEIRFQALEGIVLELAKAGRGKQALDVVRQILFLHRRPWFLRALAKSLVGTGHLNQALEVAPLIDGTGEQSTYLMEVAIAVAEKGKSKLALEVVQQIPQRETKENALAKVATALLNAGEADGALEATQRLQYDNQKVRLLYRVASALHSRGEDARKIAVLKEAVAASQRSGEKPPLFSVMGVLSMETIPTEQGTSTQLKSSFTPEELQLAEYFLQAAQQK; from the coding sequence ATGCCAGATTCTCTCAAACGATTGCCGGTTGGCTTCAACTGGTTGACCTGTGCGATGCTGGCGCTGGTTACCAATCTGGGTTGTGATCAACAGGGGAATGCTCCTGAAACAGATCTGAAGCAGGGGTCCGTCCGGAAACCGGATGCCCGTGCTGCAGAACCGGGTGTGATTCCTGCACCGAACGCGGCGACGCCTCCTCTCCCACAATGGGAGACTCCCGAGGAGTGGGTCAAGCTGATGTCGGAAGCACGAAATCTTCCTCAAGCACAATCTGGGAAGCCCCGTAGTTCAGGCCAGCCGAAGCAGGCCCGCAGGCCGATCACTGTGGGCAGCATGCTGGGACTGGATGTGGGGGAATCAGAACAGGAAACTGAGCCAGACCTGTTTCCACAGTATTATAACCTGGTTGCCACAGGCTCGAATGCTGACTTCGACGACACCATCCAGAAAGTGGAAGCGATTCCAGATGCAGGTCAGCGGGCGGTCGCTTATTGCGCGATTGCCCGGGCCTTGCTGGCTGAGGAAGCCTTTGAGCGAGCGAAACCCTGGCTGGTTCAAGGCGAGAAATTACTTCCGCAGACTCGAAATTCCGCAGGGCATGAGCAACTTCTGCATCTGTATGCGAAAGCATTTGCGCGGTCGGGAGACGGTAACAAGGCTGTTGAACTGGCACAACAGATCGCGAATCTCGACCTCCGTGAAGAAACGCTGATTTCCATTCCAGAGCAAATTGCGAAAACCGGAGATGTCGAGCAGGCTCTGAACTTTGTCGAGACCATTCCAGATCGGAACTCTCAATCGCAGGCGCTCATGCAAGTAACACTGGTTCTTGCCAGGTCAAATGCCTGTAACCTGGCGCTGTCGTTGACTGAGAAGATCACCAATGAGGAAATCCGATTTCAGGCACTGGAAGGGATTGTGCTGGAGCTCGCGAAGGCAGGCAGGGGCAAGCAGGCATTGGACGTCGTTCGGCAGATTCTGTTTTTACATCGTCGGCCCTGGTTTCTACGTGCACTGGCGAAATCGCTGGTGGGGACAGGCCATCTGAATCAGGCTCTCGAAGTGGCTCCGTTGATTGATGGTACTGGTGAGCAGTCAACCTACCTGATGGAAGTAGCGATCGCGGTTGCAGAGAAGGGTAAGTCAAAACTGGCACTGGAGGTCGTGCAGCAAATCCCCCAGCGAGAGACGAAGGAGAACGCGCTGGCCAAGGTTGCTACCGCGCTATTGAATGCAGGCGAGGCCGACGGTGCACTGGAAGCGACACAGCGGCTTCAATATGACAATCAGAAAGTCCGCCTCTTGTACCGGGTAGCCTCCGCGCTTCATTCACGGGGAGAGGATGCTCGAAAAATTGCCGTGCTCAAAGAAGCTGTGGCGGCCTCCCAACGGTCTGGTGAGAAGCCGCCTCTGTTTTCAGTGATGGGGGTTCTGTCGATGGAGACAATACCGACCGAACAGGGGACCTCGACTCAACTCAAATCGTCCTTTACACCTGAAGAGCTACAGCTGGCAGAATACTTTCTGCAGGCAGCACAACAGAAATAG
- a CDS encoding endonuclease/exonuclease/phosphatase family protein, with protein sequence MVPTETTSEEPSDSTPESPVRKWVYRCVILLAGVAALTALLPLLPVDWWWVRIGDFPRVQLLFAYVVLLLALIPFWHKTAAKTGIFLLTISCCIQLFWIFPYLPFAPHEVEWAESADPQTPLRIMTANVYQENQNAEAVLSLIEQEQPDIVVLCEVNARWIRDLKSLEKSYGWQLKHPLENTYGIAVYSRLPLESARIRSMIKQEIPSIDARVKLPSGHIVRLFAVHPNPPRPGEDTTKRDAELVLVGREVRDSPSAIVLGDLNDVGWSRTTNLFQEVSGLLDPRKGRGLYPTFDATSSIWRYPLDYLFHSDDFRVVKLGTLPSIGSDHFPLLVELSHESEAADTQEGPHLDAGDQEDASDAVESARQLKDNPEGG encoded by the coding sequence TTGGTCCCAACCGAAACAACAAGTGAAGAGCCCTCTGACAGCACGCCGGAATCGCCCGTTCGCAAATGGGTTTACCGGTGCGTCATCCTGCTGGCCGGTGTCGCGGCGTTGACCGCGTTGCTTCCCTTGCTACCCGTTGACTGGTGGTGGGTCCGCATCGGGGATTTTCCCCGCGTTCAACTGCTGTTCGCTTATGTCGTCCTCCTGCTGGCACTCATTCCCTTCTGGCATAAAACTGCTGCAAAAACAGGGATTTTCCTACTGACAATCAGCTGCTGCATTCAATTATTCTGGATCTTTCCCTACCTGCCTTTCGCCCCCCATGAAGTGGAGTGGGCAGAGTCTGCTGATCCGCAAACCCCCCTGCGGATTATGACGGCGAACGTCTATCAGGAAAACCAGAACGCCGAAGCGGTACTGTCTCTGATCGAGCAGGAACAACCGGATATCGTCGTGCTATGTGAGGTCAACGCGCGCTGGATTCGCGACCTGAAATCCCTCGAAAAATCCTATGGCTGGCAGCTGAAACATCCACTCGAAAATACCTACGGTATCGCCGTGTATTCCCGGCTTCCCCTGGAGAGTGCCCGCATCCGGTCCATGATCAAGCAGGAGATCCCCTCGATCGATGCGCGCGTCAAACTTCCCTCGGGACATATCGTACGCCTGTTTGCCGTACACCCGAATCCACCTCGTCCGGGAGAAGACACAACCAAACGCGATGCCGAACTCGTACTGGTCGGACGCGAAGTGCGCGACAGTCCCAGCGCCATCGTGCTGGGTGATTTAAATGATGTCGGCTGGTCACGCACGACAAACCTGTTTCAGGAAGTCAGCGGCCTGCTCGATCCCCGTAAAGGACGCGGTCTCTATCCGACATTTGACGCCACCTCGTCGATCTGGCGTTACCCGCTGGACTATCTGTTTCATTCGGATGATTTCCGCGTCGTGAAACTCGGTACGCTGCCATCTATCGGATCCGATCATTTTCCCCTGCTGGTGGAATTAAGTCACGAATCCGAAGCCGCAGACACCCAGGAAGGCCCGCACCTGGATGCCGGCGATCAGGAAGATGCCAGCGATGCCGTAGAGTCGGCGCGACAATTAAAAGACAACCCGGAAGGGGGCTGA